In the Panthera leo isolate Ple1 chromosome D3, P.leo_Ple1_pat1.1, whole genome shotgun sequence genome, tattttgtaaattcacTGTTTATCAGGTACATggtttacagatattttcttccattctgtaggtcatgttttcacttcttgtttcctttgctgtgcagaagctttttaatttgagacagtcctgcttgtctgtttttgcttttgtttcctgattGCAAATGCGTTTGTTCAGTTTTTGGCTAGTCTTGTTATGGTGTCTTTTGacatactaaaatatatattatatttctgtatgtatatatagaaatatagttattttctttatgatttttgctttttgtgtcatgCTTGAGAAATCTTTTCCTACATCAGGTtataagatattttttctttaacattttaaagttatgcttttcacatttattttggaTGTATAATGTGACAGGAAAAATTTTCCCCACGTGATTAGTCATTTGTCCCAGTACCATTCATTGGGTCCATTTTTTCTCACTGATTTACAATGCCATTTCAGTCCTACacatctctattctgttctattggtctatttgtttattgtctagtATCAGGCTATCTTAATTACTATGACTTTAACAGTGAGTCTTAATGTCAGGTAAGGAAAGTTTCCCACCTTGTTTTACTTACAAAACACTCTCTGCTGTTACTGATCCTTTGctattccatatgaattttaggatcagacTTTTGAGTCTCCTGAAAATCTCTGTAGAGATTTTGATCAGAGGCGATATAGAGGttgaatttattgaaaatacattaatttggagagaattgacatcATATGGTACTGATttttcccacctctctctcccatttttaaaaaaatatgctggaagaggggcgcctgagtggctcagttggttgtgcgtccgactttggctcaggtcatgatctcacagttcttgggttcgagccctgggttgggctttGAGCCCATAgctctaagcctggagcctgctgcacattgtgtctctctttctgcacctccctgcATTGTGtatgcgctctctcaaaaataaataaacatttaaaaaatatgctaaaagAAATCTGTTTAGAGCATgtgtaaatatgttttattgtATCTTTTCCGAAAAGTGTATAGTTTTTGTTAATATACAAATGgagttttttcctgtttcataatCTAAGTGGTTATTCCTAGTGATTAGGATTAGTACAGATTTATACATTAAGGTTGTATTTTGCAACTGTTgatttattagttctaagagtTCCAAATAATGGtagatttttttagatttattaaatggaaaattattttgttttttatacagTTTTGTCTCTTAGTGCTTCATGTCATAATTTATTGCATTAACTAAGATCTCTATCTGATATTAAATAGGAGGcacctttttcttgttcttcatttTAAGTGGGAATGCATCTAGAATTTTCTATTatgtttacagtgtttttttttttaacctaacatAGTTATTCTTTATCTGTGTCACGATGCTATCACTCTCAACTTAAGATTTCCTCCTTAAATGGTTCTATTCAAATCAGAATctttaatggaattaaaaaaaaatatatatatatatatatacacatatatatatatatatatacatctggCTCCATTCCCAGATATTGTGATATCTAGAGTCTaggcatttgtatttattttttaatgtttatttattttgagagagagagtgcaagcaggagaaaggacagagagagtatgaggggaaagagggagagagagaggaatcccaagtaggctccaggctgccagggcCGAGGCCTGCGTGGggttccaacccacgaaccatgaaatcatgaactgagctgaaatcaggagttggatgcttaactgattgagccaggTTCCCCTAGGCGTTTGTACTTTTAAAAGCTTTGTGAATgatcagagggtttttttttgtttttgtttacattatAGAGATTGAATTTTATTGGATGATATTTTTCTGCATCaaatgaaattatcttttttaattttaattgttaatatACTGTCAGTGATAGATTTTCTGTTATTGAACACATTGATGCATTTCTGGAGTAAATGAGTAGGCTACCAGTAATAGACATGATACAAATGACTAGAAAGGGCTGGAATGATGATAATGAGAGTTGTAATGGAAAACAGAACTATATGGgcaatggaagagagagaaagcattttaaaagagcgttaaatttgatattaaaatgttttaaatcacttttgtgatttcatatctcatcagtgaaaaaaatcagGCATGCATTCCTactgtgtgtatgtttatttaaaaactatgcaTGTATTTTTACAATACTGATACTTTATGTTATAAAGCATGCAAAATTTAAGTGAGATAAAGACGAAATCGttactttaaaataagttttgctttatttaatggtataaaatattttattgttaaagttTTATTAATACTTTCACTAAAACCAGTGTTGTTGACTGTacttcctaaaattttttttaatcttaaacacTGTGACATAATCAGAGATTTGGAACTATGTTTACTTTACATTGATACTTGATTTTGATGACTGTCATAGCTGAAAAATATACCTACCATACAAAAAAGATACAGATCTGAATGGAAGGAGTATGTCATAGGTTGAGATTACTAAAATTTTCAGTTTCACTCACTAAATGTCAAAAGAGCTTTTGTTGAAATTTTCATCTTCCTTAATGATGTTATAGTTGTTATTACAAAGCAATCAGAAGTTGTaacaatgcttttattttttttaagtttatttatttatttcgaaagaAATAGAGACAatacgagtaggggaggggaagagagaggagagaaagaggatcccaagcaggctctgtgctgccagcacagaacccgagacagggcttgaactcacaaaactgtgagatcgtgacctgagctgaaaccaagagttggacacttaactgactgagccacccaggcgcccctgttaaacTGTTTTTAAAGGGCACCTTCAAAACCCCGTGATTGTGTTtatttggaagatatttttaatgttcttattttattttttaattttatgtgagagagagcccaagttggggaggggcagagagaggagggaaacagaggatctgaagtgggctctgtgctgacaggctgacagcagcgagccccatgtggagtttgaactcatgaaccgtgaaatcatgatctgagctgaagtcagatgcacacctgactgagccacgcaggagcccctttatttggaagattttgtttactttttaatttttaaatttttaaaaaagtaaactcagtgcccactgtggggcttgaactcataaccctgagatcaagatgtatgctgtactgactgagccagctaggtgcccttatttggaagatttttaaagcaattagaaaaatctgttacaaagtttaaaaatattgatatgATATTTTTTAAGATAAGTGATACATACTGTTTTTGGTGACAAAATCATAACATCTCTTTAATAAATGCAGTCTCTGactgagttattttaaaaaggtgtttagtctccatccacattgttaaaATACCACCTTTAcctgaagagacagaggaaatctGCTGGAAAGGTGCAGAAAATAGTGGTTTAATAGTCTCTTTGGGTGTAGAAACTGGGAAGCTTGCTTGCTCGCTCAGCATAAGATCTGTGTGGAGAGCTAACATGGTTATCTTCATAGAAGGAGCTGTCGTTGGGAGGGTGCCTACAGTATATACACAACTTTCTTGTATATAGctttattatgaaaaacaaattttaaaaaatcaaaaagaaaataacatctgTTATTGAGATGGTATAGTAGTactgcttgttttttatttttgtttttgtaaaaatatgaatAACCAGTTTTCTAAGTTTAACAACTCTCTTAACTGTGGTGTTGAGATATAAGAGAAAATCTCTGTAGGGTACAGTTTTCTTGCCCGcttcttgtttcatttctgttttaatgtttctgCTATTGAAAGGCCTTGTTTCTATAAAATTGACCACACTGATGAAGTTCTGTAATGCCTAAGTGACAGTTCCCATTTAGAATATACCCACTCTTTCCTCTGGATTTCTCTAATGCTGCATATGACATTTGGCTCTGGCACAGGGTCCAAGTGAGGATGTCAAATGGTTCTGTATATTAAATGTTGGAAAGCCTAGTTCCTTTTTGGAAAATATGAACataatgattttcttaaatattttcaaaaatattttcttacgcCTACTCCACGTTGGAGGCCATAGCTTTAAACCATATCCTAGTTACAAGTCAAAAAGTTCACAAATTCTTGCCTCAGCCCCAGCATTCAGTAACTTAGTAGATTAGGTAGAAGAGTCTCTTACTGTGAAAGCCTGAAGGACCTGGGGAAATATTACCATGCTATGGATTTAAGATAATCCTGAaaaattctatattatttatttgcaattgcataaattaattttaaaggacATAAGGACTTAATAAACAGTCGTCTTACtcaaacttatttaaaaagtaaatgatgcCATAATTGTTTCATAGTTCAGGACTATTTGAAGTTCAGGCTTTAAAACAAATTCGGACTAGTCATTTTCATTAGCAATTCAAGTTAATGAATCTGTAATGTGCTTTATTACTTGAAGTATTAACTATTCCCCCTCTATGTTTCTTAAGTAATAGGAGTGAAACATCTACGTCTGATAACACAGAAACTTATCAAGAGAATACAAGGTAAGCTTTTGAAAATTCTGCTACTTTAGTAAATTATATCTAtcactttataaaaatagattttttaaattaaattttcttagtgAATTCATCAGACAATGCTAAAAGTTgggaatttagaaataaatgctGCAGGTGCTTTTACAGATCACATTAAATTAGAATAGCTCTCCTTTTTAGCTCTCCTTTTTCACTGTGGTCAGGTTTCTTCCATGCATAATTTAGGTAGAGTTGTCAATATTGAACTGTCTCTTGTTGAAATTCTGGGGTATTAAACATCATTGATGTGTGATcctcaaaatgttttgaaatgttgaTCATTCTGATGAttgatgcttttgtttttcacttttcttatgAATTTTGTATGTTTGATTGCTAGAGACTGGGATAAGCTAAAGATATGATCTTGATGGGagtcttttaaaagttttgagtTCTTAGATAACGGGGGTGTCCAAACTGGGACACCACAGGATATGTACAACTTTCAGGGGAGTTATAGTGACATCTGTTGGCCTTACACAAACGATTACACTTAAGTTGTTTGGACCTAACTGTTTCATAAGTGGGACAgctagatttgttttgttttaggccTTGAGGCACcatgaaaaaaatgtactgaGACATTTTAAGGGTTAAGGGTACGTAAACTGAGATTGTTTGGGAACATCTGTTGTAGATGATTTATTGAAGAtagttttttcaaaattttaaatagtctaataagtataacttttttaaaaagaaacttacagTAATTGGTCAGAATAGGAAAGCATCATTTTTATGTTACAATTTCAAATTAAGtacaattcatttaaaattgttttatagcTCTTCTGGGCATCCTACCTTTAAGTGTCCCTTGTGTCAAGAATCAAATTTTACCAGGCAGCGTTTACTGGATCACTGTAACAGTAATCACTTATTTCAGATAGTTCCTGTGGTAAGTACATATGTTTAAGATGttcttctgcatttttaaatacactgtttcatttatttcatttcatgtgtACAAGGGAAAGGAGTTGATTTAAATTTGGATGGGGCATTATCATTAAGGTAGGTTTAGGTCAACAAAAAATTGATGACTGTGAAGCAAAACGAGATATTTAAAATTCCAGTAACTCACTTATAAAAAGGGAGATGCTTATTGTAAGGGTAATGTAGGAGAATAGCCCGGAGGAGAGTGAAATAATGAAAGGTGAGCTGGGGATTCATTTGAGGAGTGGCAGAACCAAACTTTATTGGGGCTTCTCGGTTTCTTAGTCTAGAGAATGCAAACGACTGGGTCTGATCTGGTGGATCTGCTGCAGGTGAAAACgcttataaataagtataaagtCAGTAGGTATTTTTAATTGTATCCTTGCAGAATCTAGTGTATGAATGCATAaagtaaggaaggaaaagaattgtACTTTCTTTTTGATGCATACATATCTTTTTGATGCCATTTTGAGGCTGTGTAAGAAAGGGGTGAGACCTTTTTGAtgaatgagggagacagagtggagTGCGGGATTCCAAGATTGTGGTAATGGTCCTACAAGTCCTCTTTTGGAACATGAGTTACATAGGTAAGTGATTTCACCTGTGGATGGAACAGGAGAAACTGAACTGGAAGAGATACTTCCTTTTCAGCTGTACATTttgatacataaatattttcttcagaaataagagtagaaggaaaattttataaattaaggaTTATAGATATTTCTAAGCAGTTTTAGTGGATGTACTAGAAAAAAGCGTGAAAGAATACACCTCAGTAACTGTTGAGGCCGCCCTTAAACTCTCACATAGCACTAAGGGAGATACCACCTACTTTGCTCATTAGGAGAGGGTCAGTTACTGTTAAATAAACATACAATTGCCAAAGATATCTCCAGGAAAAATCTCACATTTAagagatttcatttgttttatatcacACTAGCAGATTTTTGTTTCTGCATTGTATTTAACACAGCACAGACTTTGGCTGGAATCCAATTACCAAAAGtttcttcttatttcatttcAGTACATTCGCTTTTTAGTATGTCCTCATTAAAACCTTGATACAATTTAAAgtttacttcattttcattttacttataaaAAAGTCATAATAATTATAGTTCTTTGTGGCTCAAGTGAGATTACGTACTTGTTAATGATAGCAACTATGATTGGTATTATTAATTAGCAATTAAGATTGGGTGTGTTGTTTCTATTCAAACAGTTGTGTAATCAGAGTTTAAAGTAATAGAATGTATAAGATCTTTTTATTGTGTTGAATTATATTACTATAATTTATCTGAGGTAATTTGGTCCAGAAGTGATCTTTTCCTAAAATTTGGATCTTAGAAATGGTTTTCATGTAAATGTTTTCGGTAACATAAGCCTATgttattttaatactttcaaTAATTTGTATGTttggttattttcattattttttatttaaaacattctgtTTCTTATAGACGTGTCCTATTTGTGTGTCTCTTCCTTGGGGAGATCCTAGCCAGATTACTAGAAATTTCGTTAGTCATCTAAATCAGAGACATCAGTTTGATTATGGAGAATTTGTGGTAAGTGAAATTCTTTAAGCTTAAGAAAATACTGCTTAAATATTCAAGTTAAGTTAACTTTTTCAATCTAGACTTGAGTTTTGAGACCAGCTGTTGTATCATACTGGATGGTTATAGAGCAGGTTCTGTTGTTTTTGTAATCTAGGTGAACTTTGGTTTGTGGGAGTGATAAAAGGTGAATTTACTATTCACATCCTATAATATAAGAAGAGCAGACTCCCAGATTGTCCAGATGATGACTTATATGAAAACTGTCTAGATTTAAGGGATAACTGTACCTGCTTAGAGAAGTAAAAATGGTTCAACAGATGGAGAGTGTATTTCTCAACTTATACTAAGTTGCTTATTATAATAGATTTCTTGTATCCACATGAGGtacagtcttttttaaaagtgagggAGCTTAATTATTAAGTGGAGCCAGGTTGAGTAGATTCTGGTCTTAGTTGATGGCTTTTAACAGGGTGCACAAGGGAAGTTACATAATGTAAAAATGCATCCCTAAAGCAAAACATGTGGTTACTTTCTACCTTCTAAATgtgtcataatttttttaaaaaattagatgattTGTTGTATtgtgaaattacattttattcaacTTCAGTGAATTAAAACCTTACCTAATTCAATATTGATCCTGACAAAGAATGGCTGATACTTGTTTTCCAGTTTAGGAAATAAGCACAGGTATGTGCAGTTCTGACAATGGAATGAACAGAATTTACACTTTGCTCTCCAATGTTGCAGTTATATCATTcttgataaatgtttctttattttgaggaattTGCATATTTAgtcatattgttttaaaataactcaaatgtaTGTAAAATTCAGATGTACttataattttagcatttttatgaaataattatagattcttaaattctcattttaaataaatgtttactgtggAGAACTAtgatttgaaaaaacaaaaatctatctTGTGAACCACTTTTGATCTAATTGTcagattggggttttttttgccacAGAAGagtatgtaattttaattattaggACTGTCAAGTGGAAGCCTATTAAAGCAAACCAATAGGACATAATTGATAGTAAGCAGAATTGTTTAAGTGAAAGTAGCGATATAACTAAGATTGAGCAATAGTTTTTAGCTTTGTGTTATTATTAAGAAGCTgctatttggggtgcctgggtggctcagtcagttaaacatctgacttcagctcagataatgatctcacggtttgtgggttcatgcctcgtgtcaggctctgtgctgacagtgcagagcctgcttgggattctctctggctctcgctctctctctctctctgcccctcccggactcacactttgtctctctctcaaaataaataaacttaaaacaaacaaacaaacaaacaaaactgccaTTCAGTGCTCTTAATTCAGTAAatgctcattttctttaaaatgaatttatttttagacatttgGCATTCTTTTCTAGAGATGACAGAATTTATCACTTATGATTGTGGGTTACTTTTAACTGTACTTTTAATTAATGGCCTTATCATAAGGTCATTATAACTTTGAAATTTCATTCTCTGCTGATCCTATGTATTTACCAATTATTCTTAAATAATTACAACTGAAATTAATTACTTATTAAAGTTCAGGTAtttaaatcttatattttaaaggagagtatatattatagtataaaCATAAACCATTTCAAGTATGTGTAATGTATTGGGCAAAGTATTGAGTAGTgagtatgtttttccttttgacatGTTAATGTCATTGTTTTTAGAATCTTCAGCTAGATGAGGAAACCCAATATCAAACTGCTGTTGAGGAATCTTTTCAAGTAAACATCTGAAGGCTGTAGACATCTCTGCATCTTTGTGCCTGCAAGTGCCATCTTTAAGGGGAAAACTACATGAAGTCACCGTTTCAATAACTTGATGTGTGTATTAATAAAAGTAATTCAGTCTTTTGATTtagtttttcaattaaaaaataaaggtgaaccatctaaaaagtgaaagttaggacatattctttaaaaatattgaaaggatTATATTTCATTAATGGAAAAAAGGGATTCCCTGTTGTACTTAacttttttatattatacattcTTGACTTTTTCCTTATGTTGCTTTTGGAATTTGGTGCAGTTCTCCCATTGATGTTCTTGTACACAGGTAACACCCAGTAGCACATCCTGAAAGATGTGATTGATATAAACCTACCAAATCTGAGCCAGTTATCAGAGTTGCAGAATGGAGACTTGAAGTGCTAAATGAAACAATCCAAAGGAAACTTTTTTAATACAGATTCTAGCTGAAGAATTCAACTAtaagaaaattgtatttatataatgtttagtATTTTTGAAGACTAGTGagatttctttaataattataactctttaaaaagtgaaagttcaTTGTAAAGATATTTCCTTTTTGCTCTAGAaggaaatattaagagaaaaatttcTTTGGTGGGCAGTTGGTCATTTCAAATCCTGTTTGTTTGGCTGACTAATTTGTAAACCTAAAGTATATTAAGCTGAAGTACAGCTCTTTGGCCTCAGAGTTTTCAATTGCCAGTATTTCTCTTTAGCTAAGATGAAACTTTCATGAGAAACTTTCAGTTGGTGATATCATATTCTACGTCTACGAGGTTTGGCTTCATCTCAGTTTAGAAATTCATTCAAAGCTaaagatgtatatgtatatatgcatacgcttttgtatgtatatatacacacatatgcatgcagtTTGTCAGGTTATCTACAGAATTTCTATTaaggttttttaaatatacaagcaATATGGGATTGACGTATTTATCTGATTTGATTAAAATTTTGTATATCACCCAACTTTTAAAAGGTAACAGTCAAATGCTAAGTGGTCTAGTTGGCTACTATTACACCTTAAAATTGAATTTACACACGTACATAATTACCTTGTTTATATGGTGCTCATT is a window encoding:
- the RNF138 gene encoding E3 ubiquitin-protein ligase RNF138 isoform X3, which codes for MRESGIHCPLCRGNVTRRERACPERALDLENIMRKFSGSCRCCAKQIKFYRMRHHYKSCKKYQDEYGVSSIIPNFQISQDSVGNSNRSETSTSDNTETYQENTSSSGHPTFKCPLCQESNFTRQRLLDHCNSNHLFQIVPVTCPICVSLPWGDPSQITRNFVSHLNQRHQFDYGEFVNLQLDEETQYQTAVEESFQVNI